One stretch of Anolis carolinensis isolate JA03-04 chromosome 3, rAnoCar3.1.pri, whole genome shotgun sequence DNA includes these proteins:
- the LOC134297474 gene encoding mucin-2-like yields METGLLSTSLSDTVGRQGTTLEETGRFSPSAHPLSALQAGSTAGRHSTSAAGQLDRISSPVAQTSLPATASAEFLSHNTGRGQFSFPTSEEPSSTNKALPSATAITNPSSDLPSQGSPSRPASFPTSDQGPSKAKHEISSTVSDRGESSASQKVSGTLEFGSSPTPGKFSKPAPTDNLLGSSTPSKAATSQEEQPSPSPSTLGHTRSETIISTLPKAVGTIGESVSSPPTSRSTWSVLKSPLTQAAIIMETGLLSTSLSDTVGRQGTTLEERGRFSPSAQPPSSLQAGSTAGRHSTSAAGQLDRISSPEAQTSLPATASAEFLSHNTGRGQVSFPTSEEPSSTNKALPSATAITNPSSGLPSQGSPSSPASFSTSDQGPSKAKHEISSTVSDRGESSASQKVSGTLEFGSSPTPGKFSKQAPTDNLLGSRTPSKAATSQEEQPSPIPSTLGHTRSETIISTLPGVVGNSAASLSSPLTSQSTRRVSKSPLTHDALVTETESFSTSFPSTDVKETASLSTSLPSTDVTESESLSTSFSNAEVWQATTLEDSRGFSPSTPPPLSLQSQSTAGRYSTITAGTQDRISSPEAQTFPPSSSSTMLFSHSTIQGHVSFPKAEELSSTNNHLSRAMVTTNPPSDLTSQGSRSSPATFAHLDQGPSKATHLSLSSSQMVSETLESNSSPTPGIFSKPAPTHISLGSSRPSKATTSQEEQPSPRPSMLAHTTLEGTLSALPNVVGISHRRTSASSFVKSAQTETLLTSFSRHIMHSVFHSTVTSNTLTPNQCDTGPFYIQLDKVSSTTIQFHWIAPSGKRDSSYTVSLTADNTVLKKIITNNTMMVFEKLYPGDWYTVSVEVQSCGKKINSSVTVRTEATEYIGTVRITNKKYIPQYSNKSSTEFKDFQKNFTEEVPFTTF; encoded by the exons ATGGAAACTggacttctttccacctctctttccgatacagtgggcaggcaaggcacaactttagaggaaacagggagattctcgccatctgctcacccacttTCCGCTCTTCAAGCTGGGAGTACAGCGGGCAGACATAGCACTTCCGCTGCAGGGCAACTGGACCGAATCTCTTCTCCCGTAGCACAGACTTCTCTGCCGGCCACAGCCAGCGCCGAGTTCCTATCTCATAACACCGGCCGTGGAcaattttcttttccaacatctgaagagccatcatCCACAAATAAAGCCCTACCCAGCGCAACGGCGATCACCAATCCCTCTTCTGATTTGCCAAGCCAGGGTTCCCCAAGCAGGCCAGCGAGCTTTCCCACCTCAGACCAGGGGCccagcaaggcaaaacatgaaatttcctctACTGTATCAGACAGAGGGGAGTCCTCTGCCTCTCAAAAGGTTTCTGGTACTCTCGAATTCGGCAGCAGTCCCACTCCTGGGAAGTTCTCCAAACCAGCGCCTACAGACAATCTTTTGGGGAGCAGCACTCCCAGTAAAGCGGCCACCTCCCAAGAGGAGCAGCCTTCTCCAAGTCCAAGCACGCTTGGCCACACCCGGTCAGAAACCATCATTTCCACGTTGCCCAAAGCGGTGGGAACTATCGGAGAAAGCGTTTCCTCACCCCCAACATCACGGTCCACATGGAGCGTCCTCAAATCGCCTCTCACTCAAGCTGCTATCATCATGGAAACTggacttctttccacctctctttccgATACAGTGGGCAGGCAAGGCACAACTTTAGAGGAAAGAGGGAGATTCTCGCCATCTGCTCAGCCACCTTCCTCTCTTCAAGCTGGGAGCACAGCGGGCAGACATAGCACTTCCGCTGCAGGGCAACTGGACCGAATCTCTTCTCCCGAAGCACAGACTTCTCTGCCGGCCACAGCCAGCGCCGAGTTCCTATCTCACAACACCGGCCGTGGACAAgtttcttttccaacatctgaagagccatcatccacaaataaagccctacccagcgcaacggcgatcaccaatccctcttctggcttgccaagccagggttccccaagcagcccagcgagcttttccacctcagaccaggggcccagcaaggcaaaacatgaaatttcctctACTGTATCAGACCGAGGGGAGTCCTCTGCCTCCCAAAAGGTTTCTGGTACTCTCGAATTCGGCAGCAGTCCCACTCCTGGAAAGTTCTCCAAACAAGCACCTACAGACAATCTTTTGGGAAGCAGAACTCCCAGTAAAGCGGCCACCTCCCAAGAGGAGCAGCCTTCTCCAATTCCAAGCACGCTTGGCCACACCCGGTCGGAAACCATCATTTCTACGTTGCCCGGAGTGGTTGGAAATAGTGCAGCGAGTCTTTCCTCACCCCTAACATCACAGTCGACACGGAGGGTCTCCAAATCGCCTCTCACTCATGATGCCCTGGTGACAGAAACTGAATCTTTTTCCACCTCATTTCCCAGTACAGATGTCAAAGAAACTGCATCTCTTTCCACCTCCCTTCCCAGTACAGATGTCACAGAAAGTGAATCTCTTTCCACCTCCTTTTCCAATGCAGAGGTCTGGCAAGCCACAACTTTAGAGGACAGCAGGGGATTCTCGCCATCTACTCCACCACCTTTGTCTCTTCAATCTCAGAGTACAGCTGGCAGATACAGCACTATCACTGCAGGAACACAAGACCGAATCTCTTCTCCCGAAGCACAGACTTTTCCTCCATCCTCATCCAGCACCATGCTCTTTTCTCACAGCACCATCCAAGGACATGTTTCTTTTCCAAAAGCTGAAGAGCTCTCATCCACAAATAATCATTTGTCCAGGGCAATGGTGACCACCAATCCTCCTTCTGACTTAACAAGTCAAGGCTCCCGTAGCAGCCCAGCTACCTTTGCCCATTTGGACCAGGGGCCCAGCAAGGCAACACATTTAAGTCTCTCTTCATCCCAGATGGTTTCTGAGACTCTCGAATCCAACAGCAGTCCCACTCCTGGGATATTCTCCAAACCAGCACCTACACACATATCTTTGGGGAGTAGCAGGCCCAGTAAAGCAACCACCTCCCAGGAGGAGCAGCCTTCTCCAAGACCAAGCATGCTTGCCCACACAACATTAGAAGGCACCCTCTCCGCATTGCCCAATGTGGTGGGAATCAGTCATCGTCGAACCTCTGCTTCCAGTTTTGTGAAAAGTGCACAAACAGAGACACTTTTGACATCTTTTTCAAGGCATATTATGCATTCTGTTTTTCATTCTACTGTAACATCTAACACTCTAACACCTAATCAATGTG ATACAGGTCCTTTCTACATCCAGCTTGACAAAGTGAGCAGCACAACAATACAATTCCATTGGATTGCTCCAAGTGGGAAAAGAGATAGCTCTTATACAGTGTCTCTCACAGCAGATAACACAGTTCtgaaaaaaataatcacaaacaACACAATGATGGTGTTTGAAAAACTTTATCCAGGGGATTGGTACACAGTATCTGTAGAGGTGCAGAGCTGTGGCAAGAAGATTAATTCTTCAGTGACAGTTCGGACAG AGGCCACGGAATATATTGGAACAGTTAGGAttacaaataaaaagtacataCCACAATACAGCAATAAATCAAGTACTGAGTTCAAAGATTTTCAGAAGAACTTTACAGAAGAGGTACcatttacaacattttaa